The sequence GTCCTGCATGGTATGCAGTATGTGAAATTATTCTACCAAAAGCTTCTGCTTTGGTTTTAGTACCAAATTCTTTGGTCGTAATTTGAGTTTCCCAATCTGCATCGGTTTGTTTTTCAACGATGGCTTTTAACTTATCGAATGATTCAGATACATAATTTTTCAAGGCTTGCAAATCTGTCCATTCGCTTGTGTCTCGTTTTTCAATCACTGTTTTTGCAGTTACTTTTACAGAACTGTCGCCAAACACATTCTTAGCAAAAAGCAATTCTACATCTCCAATATGGCGAATGAGAAAGCCTGCAGAATTGGGAGAAGCACCAAGTTTCTTTCGCAAATCGCTTTCAGTTAGATTTTCTAACTGGTTGGTAAATCTAGTTCTGGATTCTATCCAAAGTTCGAGTAGTATATCCGTTTTTGATTTCACAGTAAAATATTGAATAGGAATCCCGAAAGGATGATGAATAATGTAACCACGCCGAAATAGATGGCAATCAATTTCATGGTCATTACTTTTTTTAGTAAAGTAGCTTCGGGGATAGATAAGCCTACTGTTGCCATCATAAAAGCGATGGCTGTACCAAGTGGCACACCTTTGGCAACAAATACTTGAATGACAGGAACAATTCCTGCTGCATTGGCATACATAGGCACGGCAAGAATAACAGCTAATGGAACTGTCCACCATTGACCACCACCCAAATACGCTTCGAAAAAATTTTCCGGAACATACCCGTGCATGGCGGCACCAATGGCAATACCGATAACGACATACAGCACAACTCCTTTGACAATATCCCAAGCTCCACGGGTGATGTCTGGCAATCGCTGGCGAAAAGTCAATTTTTCTGCTTCATATTCGCCTTGTTGCATTTTGTTTTCAAGAATTTTTTTCACCCAATCGGATAGTAAAGGTTCAAGGTTGAATTTTCCTAAAAGCCATCCGCCAATCGTACCCAATAAAATGCCTGATATAGCGTAAATCAAAGTGGCTTTTACGCCAAACATTCCCAAAAACATAGCAACTGCCACTTCATTCACTAAGGGCGAAGTGATGAGAAAAGCAAAGGTTACACCCAATGGAATGCCACCTTGTACAAATCCAATGAACAAAGGGACAGAGGAACAAGAACAAAAAGGCGTTATGGCTCCAAAGATGGAAGCAAATAAATATTCAAGCCCATACAGTTTTTTTCTGTTCAGGTAGTTTTTGAGGCGCTCAATGGGAAAATAAGCATTCACAATTCCCATCAAAGACACAATTAAAAACAATAGAATAAGAATTTTCAATGTGTCGTACACAAAGAAATTTAAGGCTGTGCCTAAATGGGTATCTGCTCCTATTCCGAAAACAGAATAAATCAGCCAATCAGCAAAATGCTGTATCCAGTCGAACATGGTTTATCATTTTAAGAACAGCAATTATTGCTCATTTGTACAGGCGGACATTTTACAGAGCCGTAACTGCAATACACGCAGCAATCTCCCTCCTTTGGTTTTAATATCGTTTTGCAATTTTCACATTCATAAAAGAATTGACAGGCATTCGTGGGCATCAATTCTTCCTTTTTATATCCGCAAACGGGGCAAGTGATAATTGATACTAATTGTGGTTCCATAGCTATGCTATTTGTTTAACAACATTTACTTCCATCACTATTGAAGCTGTTATCACAACAGGAATGCTGCTTTAGAGTGCTTGATGTACCGCAACAGCCAGCTGATTGCCTTTTGTAGGAGGATATATCTCCCTTGGTTGGGAACCCCCTTTCAACCCATCCGTCCATACCCAGTTTCATATTTACCACTTTCTCTGGGTCATAGCCGTGATTGATTAAAAAGCCTGCAGCTCTAAGGCTTCTTCCGCCACCTTTACAAACCATTACTATCTTTTTATCTTTTGGTACTTCGGTGTAGCGTTCTTCAAATTCGCTTAAAGGAATGTTGATGATGTTTGGCACATCGTAAGCTAATTGTGCCACTTCATCTTTTTCACGCACATCTACTAACAATGCTCCGTTTTTTACCCACTCTTGTGTGGTGGTGGGGCAAATTTCTTTTACTAAGGTTTGATTTTTCATGGCTTTATTTTTTTAAGAGTTCAACAATTTCGCTCACTTGAGCAACCCTGCCTTTGATTTTGATTTGTTCATCAATCATTAAAACTGGGGTAGTAAGTACATTGTACTTCATCATTTCTTCAATGT comes from Thermonema lapsum and encodes:
- a CDS encoding rhodanese-like domain-containing protein — its product is MKNQTLVKEICPTTTQEWVKNGALLVDVREKDEVAQLAYDVPNIINIPLSEFEERYTEVPKDKKIVMVCKGGGRSLRAAGFLINHGYDPEKVVNMKLGMDGWVERGFPTKGDISSYKRQSAGCCGTSSTLKQHSCCDNSFNSDGSKCC
- a CDS encoding permease; the encoded protein is MFDWIQHFADWLIYSVFGIGADTHLGTALNFFVYDTLKILILLFLIVSLMGIVNAYFPIERLKNYLNRKKLYGLEYLFASIFGAITPFCSCSSVPLFIGFVQGGIPLGVTFAFLITSPLVNEVAVAMFLGMFGVKATLIYAISGILLGTIGGWLLGKFNLEPLLSDWVKKILENKMQQGEYEAEKLTFRQRLPDITRGAWDIVKGVVLYVVIGIAIGAAMHGYVPENFFEAYLGGGQWWTVPLAVILAVPMYANAAGIVPVIQVFVAKGVPLGTAIAFMMATVGLSIPEATLLKKVMTMKLIAIYFGVVTLFIILSGFLFNILL
- a CDS encoding thioredoxin family protein, translating into MRQIKVLGPGCPKCKATYENVLEALKQTNVEAHVEKVEDIEEMMKYNVLTTPVLMIDEQIKIKGRVAQVSEIVELLKK
- a CDS encoding DinB family protein — encoded protein: MKSKTDILLELWIESRTRFTNQLENLTESDLRKKLGASPNSAGFLIRHIGDVELLFAKNVFGDSSVKVTAKTVIEKRDTSEWTDLQALKNYVSESFDKLKAIVEKQTDADWETQITTKEFGTKTKAEAFGRIISHTAYHAGQLAIINKYGNI
- a CDS encoding GDCCVxC domain-containing (seleno)protein, whose translation is MEPQLVSIITCPVCGYKKEELMPTNACQFFYECENCKTILKPKEGDCCVYCSYGSVKCPPVQMSNNCCS